One window from the genome of Zymoseptoria tritici IPO323 chromosome 11, whole genome shotgun sequence encodes:
- the MgMsn5 gene encoding uncharacterized protein (Related to yeast Msn5 that is a Karyopherin protein involved in nuclear import and export of several proteins including Swi6 and Far1 transcription factors in MAPK pathways), which yields MESNTSASSTPLDHITQALNATLDPRISNDIRQQALQHLEAVKSQPDAPQNGFALADDFSQPDSLRYYGLQLLEYAVRYRWQEYSPTDTQQLRRWVTCLAGSLREQDALFLRNKIAQLWVEVAKRSWGEEVGGNRDEADGWLNMDQLLVNLWDAEGKGAGNKVLALGILEALSEDIVHTEDALAGLRSEVLGHALNEIMIPAGLYEEHTKSRETSRQEVRAGSEGWLNRVCSFFALCVKQARVGGGEAATYEMCAIKALNTLRPTMGWISLKAVNEVSCVDCLFLPFHTPNVPLQMAAVEVLLALLGRPYNTHFHDTWSALTKQALQPERIAMIREAFVQTSSAPGEDEEKYALQKKMSELLSILTDSIARRPELADDGIDLSALFDLLLLVLQHKSLTVSIPVLHSWTKMINAQEDKLVDLVLTALPTLLQTCSERMLRYEALPDDETDDILQFLDEDFDTIPERHAFLGNYRRYCVVIIQSIARCRPIEALSIVLQEMQSMLENGPYTAARGFESAKYSKTSIPILKFDAQFNVVSAALQGYKSWMGDVSGVTPEQELYMKVQKDFQDAANSLQQWCYGMVNIHTDDPIVAEQILETMVMVVKTLKEPSTSFVLQMVQHLLTMRLYDQPAHTIFSDAVKTFEALRVVELQKIALKFSNPLLEVYNELEPRIEVLVQKHSDDPRLVWGYKAFLFMIVHRAGDIEPEPRMNRLQQMLRPVHAAWTNPDLAASVATLQTFCDSLAMGDLPEFYQSHGFHQVQDWSTRVLDARGQARQTEIGDKAGALPLRMTKSMLAASAESLKTGSREYNDAAALWSGLIPLILPNLLQMLRHAQAFHNMSNYSSLSPDIQAVVKRTHQDRFWQSGISNESKDDFYARIQGSKSSLEGFASTVRGVMRTVRETGYHILYLLTKFDDKFYGLSGELAAPLAEALFADAGSLSSNHLQPVINVTTGLVQRCPSHYRSQFLPLILRHLFLALDGKISAEWEVIGQAAERAGQDGDELGDEMRSESVLRQLTFSMTHFVEWLFNFDRQQQQLSVQTQSNGNATNGHSHSPAATAKPSMTELILSDPNILEPLILFCTHVLRVHDTRCCSMICKVFRGYIPVFGATPTTTSLSISPETASQVREFISTEALKACITSLNEPYFADLQKELAMVIAQILSLYSPLTNTPREVLCSLPMMKPEKVDKAIGRMKGRSERGMRAVVLELLEGVRGVSIYEAGKVTVNGKGGHGAKSKAGPRREWQVQQNQNQNQGVGGEELEGVAGLFGEQ from the coding sequence ATGGAGTCAAACACATCAGCATCCTCTACTCCTCTCGACCACATCACCCAAGCCCTCAACGCGACTCTCGATCCACGCATATCCAACGACATCCGACAACAAGCACTCCAACACCTCGAAGCCGTCAAATCGCAACCCGACGCCCCGCAAAACGGCTTTGCTCTCGCGGACGACTTTTCACAACCTGACTCACTTCGATACTACGGCCTGCAACTCCTCGAATACGCTGTCCGATACCGCTGGCAAGAGTACAGTCCAACGGACACGCAACAACTTCGGCGGTGGGTCACATGTCTCGCGGGCAGCTTACGAGAGCAAGATGCATTGTTTTTGAGGAACAAGATCGCACAGTTGTGGGTGGAGGTTGCGAAGCGGTCGTGGGGAGAGGAGGTAGGAGGGAATCGAGATGAGGCAGATGGCTGGTTGAATATGGATCAGCTGTTGGTGAATCTGTGGGATGCTGAGGGCAAAGGAGCGGGGAACAAGGTGTTGGCGTTGGGAATCCTTGAGGCACTGAGTGAGGACATTGTTCACACTGAGGATGCGTTGGCTGGGCTGAGGTCGGAGGTTCTCGGACATGCGCTGAACGAGATCATGATCCCAGCTGGATTGTACGAGGAGCACACAAAGTCGAGGGAGACATCGAGACAGGAGGTACGAGCTGGCAGTGAAGGATGGCTGAACAGGGTGTGTTCGTTCTTCGCACTGTGCGTCAAGCAGGCGCGAGTCGGGGGTGGAGAGGCGGCAACATATGAGATGTGTGCGATCAAGGCTCTGAACACTCTTCGGCCAACGATGGGGTGGATCAGCTTGAAGGCTGTGAACGAGGTCAGCTGCGTGGATTGTCTGTTCCTGCCGTTCCACACGCCGAACGTGCCGTTGCAAATGGCTGCTGTGGAGGTTCTGCTTGCACTTCTTGGCCGGCCATACAACACGCACTTTCACGATACTTGGTCGGCGTTGACGAAACAAGCTCTTCAACCAGAGCGGATCGCCATGATTCGCGAGGCATTCGTACAGACGAGCAGCGCGcctggcgaggatgaggagaagtACGCATTGCAGAAGAAGATGTCGGAACTCCTCTCGATTCTGACGGACTCTATTGCACGGCGCCCAGAACTTGCGGATGACGGTATCGACCTTTCAGCACTTTTTGACCTTCTACTCCTGGTGCTGCAACACAAGAGCTTGACCGTCTCGATACCGGTGCTTCACAGCTGGACGAAGATGATCAATGCTCAAGAAGATAAGCTCGTCGATCTTGTCCTCACAGCTCTTCCGACATTACTCCAGACCTGCAGCGAACGCATGCTACGGTACGAGGCCTTGCCCGACGATGAAACAGATGACATCCTCCAATTTCTGGACGAAGACTTCGATACAATTCCCGAACGACACGCTTTCCTTGGCAACTACCGCCGATACTGTGTGGTGATCATTCAGTCCATCGCACGCTGCAGACCTATCGAGGCGTTGTCCATTGTTCTGCAAGAGATGCAGTCGATGCTGGAGAATGGACCATACACTGCAGCACGCGGCTTCGAAAGCGCCAAGTACTCCAAGACTTCGATACCCATACTAAAATTTGACGCCCAATTCAATGTTGTCTCTGCAGCTTTACAAGGGTACAAGTCATGGATGGGAGATGTCTCTGGAGTCACGCCAGAGCAGGAGCTGTACATGAAAGTGCAGAAGGACTTTCAGGATGCGGCAAATTCTCTCCAGCAATGGTGCTACGGCATGGTCAACATCCACACAGACGATCCAATCGTTGCGGAGCAGATACTGGAGACCATGGTCATGGTGGTGAAGACGCTGAAAGAGCCATCGACGAGCTTCGTGTTGCAAATGGTGCAGCATCTGCTTACTATGCGGCTGTATGATCAACCGGCACACACCATCTTCTCGGACGCTGTCAAGACATTCGAAGCTTTGCGAGTGGTCGAGCTGCAGAAGATCGCGCTCAAATTCTCGAACCCGCTACTGGAGGTGTACAACGAACTGGAGCCACGGATAGAAGTGCTCGTCCAGAAGCACAGCGATGACCCTAGACTGGTTTGGGGCTACAAAGCTTTCCTCTTCATGATTGTGCACCGCGCTGGCGATATCGAACCTGAGCCTCGCATGAACAGGCTGCAGCAGATGCTCAGACCTGTCCACGCTGCTTGGACAAATCCCGACTTGGCTGCTTCAGTCGCGACTCTACAAACATTTTGCGACTCACTGGCAATGGGCGACCTGCCAGAATTCTACCAATCTCATGGCTTCCACCAAGTACAAGACTGGTCCACACGAGTATTGGACGCCCGGGGACAAGCGCGGCAGACCGAAATCGGAGACAAGGCCGGAGCATTGCCACTGCGGATGACAAAGTCGATGCTCGCGGCCAGCGCCGAGTCCTTGAAGACCGGTTCAAGAGAGTATAACGATGCGGCCGCATTGTGGTCAGGCTTGATTCCGCTGATTCTGCCAAACTTGCTCCAGATGCTTCGCCATGCTCAAGCATTCCACAACATGTCGAATTACTCCAGTCTCTCACCTGACATCCAAGCTGTCGTCAAGCGGACCCACCAAGATCGGTTCTGGCAATCTGGAATATCTAATGAGAGCAAAGACGATTTCTACGCTCGCATCCAAGGCAGCAAATCCTCCCTTGAGGGCTTTGCAAGCACCGTCCGCGGTGTCATGCGCACAGTTCGCGAGACAGGCTATCACATCCTCTACCTGTTGACCAAATTCGACGATAAATTCTACGGCCTTTCAGGAGAACTTGCCGCTCCACTCGCAGAAGCTCTCTTTGCCGACGCTGGCAGTTTGAGCTCGAACCATCTCCAGCCTGTGATCAATGTCACGACCGGCCTCGTCCAGCGATGTCCTTCTCACTATCGCTCTCAATTCCTCCCACTCATCCTTCGCCATCTTTTCCTCGCGCTAGACGGCAAGATCTCCGCGGAGTGGGAAGTCATTGGCCAAGCCGCCGAACGTGCAGGACAAGATGGCGACGAGCTAGGCGACGAGATGCGCTCAGAAAGCGTCCTCCGCCAACTGACCTTCAGCATGACCCACTTCGTAGAATGGCTTTTCAACTTCGACCGCCAACAGCAGCAACTGTCCGTGCAGACCCAGTCAAATGGCAACGCTACGAACGGCCACAGCCACTCTCCAGCAGCCACAGCGAAACCCTCCATGACCGAACTCATCCTCTCAGACCCCAACATCCTCGAACCTCTGATCCTCTTCTGCACCCACGTGCTGCGTGTGCACGACACACGCTGCTGCAGCATGATCTGCAAAGTCTTTCGCGGATACATTCCCGTCTTCGGCGCGACTCCGACGACTACCAGCTTATCCATCTCTCCCGAGACGGCGAGCCAAGTCCGAGAGTTTATCTCGACAGAAGCACTCAAAGCATGCATCACCTCGCTCAACGAGCCGTACTTCGCCGATCTGCAGAAGGAGCTGGCGATGGTGATCGCGCAGATATTGTCGCTTTACTCGCCGCTTACGAATACGCCAAGGGAGGTGCTGTGCAGTCTGCCGATGATGAAGCCAGAGAAGGTGGACAAGGCGATTGGACGGATGAAGGGACGTAGCGAGAGGGGCATGAGAGCGGTTGTGTTGGAGTTGTTGGAGGGCGTGAGGGGTGTGAGCATCTATGAGGCGGGCAAGGTCACTGTCAATGGGAAGGGTGGACATGGCGCCAAGAGCAAAGCCGGGCCAAGGAGGGAGTGGCAGGTGCAGCAGAATCAAAATCAGAATCAGGGggttggcggagaggagttggagggtgTGGCGGGACTGTTCGGAGAGCAGTAA